The following proteins are co-located in the Ictalurus punctatus breed USDA103 chromosome 14, Coco_2.0, whole genome shotgun sequence genome:
- the msto1 gene encoding protein misato homolog 1 translates to MSGVCKEVLTLQIGHYSNFVGTHWWNLQDASLCYDPDVPLDELQSDVLFREGLSLGGQVTYTPRLIALDLKGSLQTLKQEGCLYATKHDNTTFTWQGDIVTHAEAPADRNSFLQDLDRLDTGELLAAPDFTNPAYPAEHSSLGRAVAMETVNSSLERMQRSYRLEGSVRVWSDFLRLHLHPRTISIINQYNHDGEVARLEVFGQGEVLLQGSVLEELEDRLHFFIEECDYLQGFQVLCDMANGFSGLGSKVTELLQDSYSGRGILTWGMAPVSHPDSSPIKEVHHMMNCALGMVHMAHHSSMFCPLTLRGGLGRRPAPPTTFPLLSYDPSLWYHSSSVLALALDTLTVPYRLRQNSAPMWQLADALTVSGRKVVCAYGSVPFPMMQGSCLPDALNTCGDTLPWKPLSGCPELADGRCFGQSVTLRGLEGQSSVSSLVPGTEHPSNLHCAQSGEEILNTHLITRYPSTPLAVQLLSSPSKLTPPFPQIFSPKLDPQGLIQSQTSTTEAPPPVLSLPVLSSLQSSSSVSRFLAELQKSCSAIDLRRVSPTFLSHSDQSEIAENLEQLWTLAQCYRDDSGGTVRSSSEDDDD, encoded by the exons atgAGCGGTGTGTGTAAAGAAGTGCTCACTCTACAGATCGGACATTATTCCAACTTTGTGGGGACACACTGGTGGAACCTGCAG gATGCGTCTCTGTGTTATGACCCTGATGTCCCGCTGGATGAGTTGCAGAGTGATGTGCTGTTCAGAGAAGGTCTCTCCCTGGGAGGACAAGTCACCTACACACCCCGCCTCATTGCCCTCGATCtgaaag GAAGTCTGCAGACTCTAAAACAGGAAGGCTGTCTGTACGCCACCAAGCATGACAACACCACCTTCAcatg gcaGGGTGATATAGTCACTCATGCAGAAGCTCCTGCAGATAGAAACTCATTCCTTCAGGACCTTGACAGGCTGGAT acaggGGAGTTGTTAGCAGCGCCAGACTTCACGAATCCAGCTTATCCGGCTGAACACTCCTCCttag GAAGGgctgttgccatggagacagTGAACAGCAGTTTGGAGCGAATGCAGCGATCCTATAGGCTGGAGGGCAGTGTGAGGGTGTGGTCGGACTTCCTGAGGCTCCACCTCCATCCTCGTACCATATCCATCATCAATCAGTACAACCATGATgg CGAGGTGGCGCGGTTGGAGGTGTTTGGTCAGGGTGAGGTGCTGTTACAGGGCTCTGTATTGGAGGAGCTGGAAGATAGGCTGCATTTTTTCATAGAGGAGTGTGACTACCTGCAG GGGTTCCAGGTGCTGTGCGATATGGCTAATGGTTTCTCAGGTttggggtcaaaggtcacagaGCTGCTGCAGGACTCCTACAGTGGGCGGGGCATCCTGACGTGGGGCATGGCTCCTGTCAGTCACCCTGATTCA AGTCCGATTAAGGAGGTGCATCACATGATGAACTGTGCTCTGGGAATGGTGCACATGGCACATCACAGTTCGATGTTCTGCCCTTTGACCCTGAGGGGCGGGCTAGGGAGACGTCCGGCTCCGCCCACCACTTTCCCTCTCCTCAGTTATGAC cCGTCTCTGTGGTATCACAGCAGCTCTGTGTTAGCTCTAGCTCTGGACACGTTGACTGTCCCCTACAGGCTCAGACAGAACAGCGCCCCCATGTGGCAGCTGGCGGACGCGCTCACTGTCTCAGGCAGGAAG GTTGTGTGCGCTTACGGGTCTGTTCCATTTCCCATGATGCAAGGCAGCTGCCTTCCTGACGCGCTAAACACCTGTGGTGACACATTACCATGGAAACCTCTATCAGGTTGCCCTGAGCTGGCCGACGGGCGATGTTTCGGCCAATCGGTGACACTCCGGGGGCTGGAGGGACAGAGCAGTGTGAG TTCTCTGGTTCCTGGAACAGAACATCCCTCCAATCTACACTGTGCTCAGTCAGGAGAAGAAATACTGAACACACACCTGATAACACGCTACCCGTCTACGCCact AGCAGTACAGTTGCTCTCCTCCCCTAGTAAACTGACCCCGCCCTTCCCTCAGATCTTCAGCCCAAAACTCGACCCTCAAGGTTTAATACAGAGCCAAACGTCCACAACGG AGGCTCCCCCGCCGGTTTTGTCTCTTCCCGTGTTGTCGAGTTTGCAGTCCAGTTCATCGGTGTCTCGTTTCCTAGCCGAGCTTCAGAAGTCCTGCAGCGCCATCGATTTACGTCGAGTTTCTCCCACTTTCCTTTCTCACAGCGACCAATCTGAAATCGCAGAGAACCTTGAGCAGCTTTGGACGCTTGCGCAATGTTACCGTGACGACAGTGGTGGCACAGTGCGCTCTTCctctgaagatgatgatgattag
- the si:ch1073-440p11.2 gene encoding 4-galactosyl-N-acetylglucosaminide 3-alpha-L-fucosyltransferase 9 produces METKLSSGRSQHLLLILFLLFCFGGVFYTYYKPMKNLLSCPNVPASKHEVCTDQCLIAFIENFTQSTNTTGNLNYTLLKQNQALLENNEENQNLDTIMLIWSWPFGFKFDVKGCSPQFGIKGCQITDDRSQYHKAHGVMFHHRDIGGDLPNLQKKPRPPHQKWVWMNWESPDNSARRNEADHLFNLTANYRKDSDVWVPYGRILEASEQDKPFEIPPKDKLVCWIVSNWNPNLKRVKYFNELSKHIKVEAYGRHFNRYVNNEDYNKILSSCKFYLSFENSIHKDYITEKLFNPLKFGTVPVVLGPPRENYEEFIPAESFIHVDDFKSPQELTEHLTLLDKDQKMYERYFTWRQYFTAVGGVFGLEHACRSCDYIRNYKGYRVFKNLNKWYWG; encoded by the coding sequence ATGGAAACTAAACTTTCATCAGGACGTTCTCAGCATCTCCTGCTGATTCtctttctgcttttttgtttcggAGGAGTATTCTATACCTACTACAAGCCAATGAAAAACTTGCTCTCCTGCCCTAATGTTCCAGCCTCCAAACATGAAGTCTGCACAGATCAATGCCTCATTGCATTTATAGAAAACTTTACCCAGAGTACAAACACCACCGGCAATCTTAACTACACTTTGCTAAAGCAAAATCAAGCTCTCCTGGAAAACAATGAAGAAAATCAGAACCTTGACACCATCATGTTAATCTGGTCATGGCCTTTTGGTTTTAAATTTGATGTAAAAGGCTGTAGTCCACAGTTTGGTATTAAAGGTTGTCAAATTACTGATGACAGAAGCCAATATCACAAAGCCCATGGTGTTATGTTTCATCACAGAGATATTGGTGGTGATTTACCAAACCTGCAGAAAAAGCCACGACCTCCACACCAGAAGTGGGTGTGGATGAACTGGGAGTCTCCTGATAATTCAGCTAGACGTAATGAGGCAGatcatttatttaatcttaCAGCAAATTATCGGAAAGATTCAGACGTCTGGGTGCCTTATGGGAGAATTTTAGAAGCATCTGAGCAGGACAAACCCTTTGAAATACCACCAAAGGATAAACTTGTCTGCTGGATTGTCAGTAACTGGAACCCCAACTTAAAGAgagttaaatattttaatgaactGAGCAAACACATCAAAGTAGAAGCTTACGGTAGACACTTCAACAGGTATGTTAATAATGAAGATTATAATAAGATTTTATCAAGCTGTAAATTCTACTTATCATTCGAGAACTCCATCCACAAAGACTACATCACCGAAAAACTGTTTAATCCTCTGAAATTCGGCACGGTTCCTGTGGTTCTCGGTCCACCCAGGGAGAACTATGAGGAATTCATTCCAGCAGAGTCATTCATTCACGTGGACGATTTCAAATCCCCTCAAGAACTGACAGAACATCTCACACTTCTGGACAAAGACCAGAAGATGTATGAACGGTACTTCACCTGGAGACAATATTTTACTGCTGTAGGTGGAGTTTTTGGTCTAGAACACGCTTGCCGAAGTTGTGATTATATAAGAAACTATAAGGGCTACAGAGTATTTAAAAATCTCAATAAATGGTATTGGGGTTAG